A window of Prolixibacter sp. SD074 contains these coding sequences:
- the panC gene encoding pantoate--beta-alanine ligase, with product MKLFTTRNEMKEALYAFRNQGKSIGFVPTMGALHEGHLSLVSQAGKENELVVVSIFVNPTQFNDPADLERYPRTLEEDMKSLATVGNPMVFAPSVEEMYPEPDARQFDFGNLETVMEGRFRPGHFNGVGQIVSKLFDVVGPDRAYFGLKDFQQLAIIKEMVRQLRYDTEIVPCEIVREADGLAMSSRNQLLTPGHRAVAPLISQTLFEAKKLVGEKSVEELTAWVHEKINKSPLLEVEYFEIVDDNYLQPVKTWDEPTVKVGCIAVHAGKVRLIDNVILEKH from the coding sequence ATGAAACTTTTTACTACCCGGAATGAGATGAAAGAGGCTTTGTATGCTTTTCGTAACCAAGGGAAAAGCATCGGTTTCGTTCCCACGATGGGAGCACTCCACGAAGGGCATTTGTCACTTGTCAGCCAGGCCGGAAAAGAGAACGAACTGGTGGTGGTTTCGATTTTTGTTAACCCCACGCAGTTTAACGATCCAGCTGATCTGGAACGATATCCCAGGACACTGGAAGAGGACATGAAGAGCCTGGCAACGGTTGGCAATCCAATGGTTTTTGCACCTTCGGTGGAAGAGATGTATCCCGAACCTGATGCCCGCCAATTTGATTTCGGAAATCTGGAAACGGTTATGGAAGGTCGTTTTCGGCCGGGGCATTTTAACGGTGTCGGTCAGATTGTCAGCAAACTTTTCGATGTCGTTGGGCCTGACAGGGCATACTTTGGGCTGAAAGATTTTCAGCAACTGGCCATCATTAAGGAAATGGTACGCCAATTGCGCTATGATACCGAAATTGTCCCCTGCGAAATTGTTCGCGAAGCCGATGGTTTGGCGATGAGTTCCCGTAACCAGCTTTTGACGCCCGGACATCGTGCTGTTGCGCCGTTGATTTCACAGACCCTTTTCGAAGCAAAGAAACTGGTTGGAGAAAAAAGCGTAGAAGAATTAACAGCATGGGTACACGAAAAAATAAACAAAAGTCCTCTGCTTGAGGTTGAATATTTTGAGATAGTTGATGATAACTACCTTCAACCTGTAAAAACATGGGACGAACCTACCGTAAAAGTAGGTTGTATTGCTGTACATGCCGGCAAGGTACGGCTAATCGATAATGTAATTCTTGAAAAACATTAA
- a CDS encoding glycogen/starch synthase — MEKKKVLFISQEITPYLPESEISQISRHLPQGIQERGREIRTFMPRYGSVNERRNQLHEVIRLSGMNLVINDTDHPLIIKVASIQAARMQVYFIDNEDYFHRKAKFADSKGKEFEDNDERAIFFARGVLETVIKLRWAPDLIHCHGWFTGLVPMFIKKGYKDNPLFANSKVVYSAYNDAFKTPMNRQIISKIAEDGIQKEDISVLSDPTFINLSKLAVDYSDATIKGSESINEEVENYMKQSGKLFLDYQPADTYIESYSEFYDKIL, encoded by the coding sequence ATGGAAAAGAAGAAGGTTTTATTCATCTCCCAGGAAATTACCCCTTACCTGCCTGAATCGGAAATTTCACAAATTAGTCGTCACTTACCCCAGGGCATACAGGAGAGAGGTAGAGAGATACGGACCTTTATGCCACGATACGGCAGCGTGAACGAACGCAGAAATCAACTGCATGAAGTTATCCGGCTTTCAGGAATGAACCTGGTTATTAACGACACCGATCACCCGTTAATCATCAAAGTTGCCTCGATACAGGCAGCACGTATGCAGGTTTATTTCATCGACAATGAAGATTACTTCCATAGAAAGGCCAAATTTGCTGATTCAAAAGGAAAAGAATTTGAAGATAACGATGAACGTGCCATCTTTTTTGCACGGGGAGTTTTGGAAACGGTAATAAAACTGCGCTGGGCCCCTGATTTAATTCATTGTCACGGATGGTTTACCGGCCTGGTACCCATGTTCATCAAAAAAGGTTATAAAGACAATCCATTATTTGCCAACTCAAAGGTAGTTTACTCCGCTTATAACGACGCATTTAAAACGCCAATGAACCGTCAAATTATTTCGAAAATTGCAGAAGATGGTATCCAGAAGGAAGATATTTCCGTTTTGTCCGATCCTACCTTTATAAATTTGAGTAAACTTGCGGTGGATTATTCTGACGCAACCATAAAAGGGAGTGAAAGCATCAATGAAGAGGTTGAAAATTACATGAAGCAGTCAGGAAAGCTCTTCCTTGATTACCAACCGGCTGATACATACATTGAGTCCTATTCGGAGTTTTACGATAAAATTTTATAA
- a CDS encoding DUF4270 domain-containing protein, whose protein sequence is MTHKYFFKSGGVVIALALTLLMLGGCKKNDESLGLDLLPGSNLFDARYSNETGTISSYTFTDNKIRVDKPGFNIFGSFNDPLFGRTTASFAAQFRLLYYPSYSQGAILDSTVLSLVYRKVYGDTITSQQVKVYKLVEPLNFNAQYLSSFDPKTLTNDTVVGMADFTPKFRTDSTGQDTIVQEIAVRLNNEIGNQLLHADSLDMVNNEAFLNFFKGLYIESQPLQSGGGLVYLKANASLLHLYYHTADTDSLSSYYQLTNNSADVPYFEHDYTNAWFADHLNQENVEDSLIFVQPTGGTKVKIEVPSLDNWADSTNYVINKATLTFHADTTMSDFHQYPMPNQLFLKIIKDDGSEAFPVDSQLSLSYYGGIYNSADATYTFNITQHLQAILDGTVQNLGFYLVPVTRKESAERVVLKGSKSSQPIQLEVNYTRYK, encoded by the coding sequence TTGACACACAAATATTTTTTCAAGTCCGGGGGTGTTGTAATAGCTTTGGCCCTCACCCTGCTGATGTTAGGAGGATGTAAAAAGAACGATGAATCGCTGGGCCTTGATTTACTACCCGGCAGCAATTTGTTTGATGCCCGCTACAGCAACGAAACAGGCACTATTTCGTCATATACCTTTACTGACAATAAAATAAGGGTCGATAAACCCGGTTTTAATATTTTCGGGAGCTTCAACGATCCTCTGTTTGGACGCACAACTGCATCATTTGCAGCTCAGTTTCGTTTGCTTTATTATCCATCATATAGTCAGGGCGCCATTCTCGATTCGACCGTCTTGAGCCTTGTTTACCGGAAGGTATACGGTGACACCATTACATCCCAACAGGTGAAAGTGTATAAATTAGTTGAACCGCTGAATTTTAATGCTCAGTATCTTTCGTCATTCGATCCGAAAACACTGACAAACGACACGGTTGTCGGGATGGCTGATTTCACGCCTAAGTTCAGGACCGATTCAACCGGTCAGGATACCATCGTTCAGGAAATTGCCGTCCGCTTAAACAATGAGATTGGCAACCAACTGTTACACGCCGATTCACTGGATATGGTAAATAATGAGGCATTCCTCAACTTTTTCAAAGGTTTGTATATCGAATCGCAGCCCTTACAATCGGGCGGCGGATTGGTTTATCTGAAAGCAAACGCATCATTGCTTCATTTATATTACCATACTGCTGATACCGACAGTTTGTCTTCCTACTACCAATTGACGAATAACTCGGCTGATGTACCCTATTTCGAACACGATTATACGAATGCATGGTTCGCCGATCATCTGAATCAGGAAAACGTCGAGGACTCACTGATCTTTGTCCAACCAACCGGAGGAACGAAGGTAAAAATAGAAGTCCCCTCTCTTGACAACTGGGCCGACTCGACCAATTACGTGATCAACAAAGCAACGTTGACGTTCCATGCTGATACGACCATGTCAGATTTCCATCAGTACCCGATGCCAAACCAACTTTTTCTAAAAATAATTAAGGACGACGGAAGCGAAGCCTTTCCGGTTGACAGTCAGCTTTCACTGTCTTATTACGGCGGTATATATAATTCAGCTGATGCAACGTACACATTTAATATTACTCAGCATTTACAGGCAATACTTGATGGAACTGTTCAGAATTTAGGCTTTTACCTGGTTCCTGTCACCCGAAAAGAATCAGCTGAAAGAGTCGTATTAAAAGGAAGCAAAAGCTCGCAGCCTATCCAGTTGGAAGTGAATTATACGCGGTATAAATAA
- the panD gene encoding aspartate 1-decarboxylase has product MNIEVCKSKIHRVTVTAADLQYVGSITIDEDLMDAANLIENEKVQIVNINNGERLETYVIRGERGSGEVCLNGPAARKVAVGDVVIIISYATMDFEEAKKWKPSLVFPDTETNKLV; this is encoded by the coding sequence ATGAATATTGAAGTTTGCAAATCAAAAATTCACAGGGTAACCGTTACAGCTGCCGATTTGCAGTATGTGGGGAGCATTACCATTGATGAGGACCTGATGGATGCGGCCAACCTGATTGAGAACGAAAAGGTGCAAATCGTCAACATTAACAATGGTGAGCGACTTGAAACGTATGTTATCAGAGGCGAACGCGGTTCCGGCGAAGTGTGTTTGAACGGGCCTGCTGCGCGGAAAGTGGCCGTGGGTGATGTCGTCATTATCATTTCCTATGCGACCATGGATTTCGAGGAAGCGAAAAAATGGAAACCCAGTTTGGTTTTTCCTGATACGGAAACCAACAAGTTGGTTTAA